The following coding sequences lie in one Candidatus Eremiobacterota bacterium genomic window:
- the ubiE gene encoding bifunctional demethylmenaquinone methyltransferase/2-methoxy-6-polyprenyl-1,4-benzoquinol methylase UbiE → MNSAAKDPLFSDTRRNSPSSKGAFVREMFGRIAPRYDLANRVLTAGLDERWRRRAIRLLAAPRGGRILDCCCGTGDLVFGLLRSDPTLDVVGLDFCRPMLDRAERRARREARGSARFIEGDVMGMPFEDSSFDGATMGFSLRNVVDVDATLREMLRVLRPGARFVSLDVTKAPNPIFKRCFDLYFYRVVPLVGGIVGGSKAAYAYLPNSLTHHPAAPELRERFSRAGFEDAGYVSLMGGSIAAHFGTKR, encoded by the coding sequence ATGAACTCGGCGGCGAAGGATCCTCTCTTCAGCGACACTCGGCGTAACTCACCGTCGTCGAAGGGGGCGTTCGTACGCGAGATGTTCGGGCGCATCGCGCCGCGTTACGATCTGGCAAACCGCGTGCTCACCGCCGGCCTCGACGAACGGTGGCGGCGGCGTGCGATCCGCCTCTTGGCGGCGCCGCGTGGCGGCCGGATTCTCGACTGTTGTTGCGGCACCGGCGACCTGGTTTTCGGTCTCTTGCGAAGCGATCCGACGCTCGACGTCGTCGGGCTCGATTTCTGCCGGCCGATGCTCGATCGCGCCGAACGACGGGCGCGCCGGGAAGCTCGCGGAAGCGCCCGGTTTATCGAAGGCGACGTGATGGGGATGCCGTTTGAGGACTCGAGCTTCGATGGCGCCACCATGGGCTTCTCGCTGCGCAACGTGGTCGACGTGGACGCGACCCTGCGTGAGATGCTGCGCGTCCTGCGTCCGGGCGCGCGTTTCGTCAGCCTCGACGTGACCAAAGCGCCGAACCCCATCTTCAAACGATGCTTCGATCTCTACTTCTATCGCGTCGTTCCGCTGGTTGGCGGAATCGTCGGCGGCTCGAAAGCAGCGTACGCGTACCTTCCGAATTCTCTGACCCATCACCCCGCCGCACCCGAGTTGCGCGAGCGATTTTCGCGCGCAGGTTTCGAAGATGCGGGCTACGTTTCATTGATGGGGGGATCGATCGCCGCGCACTTTGGAACGAAGCGATGA
- a CDS encoding L-aspartate oxidase produces MAPLEAHRSDALVVGAGIAGLIAALKLRPAAVTVLCKTRLGMGAATDWAQGGIAAAIGKDDSPRLHAIDTQRAGAGISDRKIVEILARDAPARVEELLELGAAFDRNEGGELALGREAAHQRRRIVKAGGDATGHEILKTLIEAVRANSSITVLENVTAEDLIVKDGRACGVFARENGGERVAVTARAVVLATGGMGRLYRCTTNPVEATGDGIAMAARAGALLADMEFVQFHPTALAIGRDPMPLVTEAVRGEGAILVNDLGERFMLGIHFDAELAPRDVVARAIFEQQQRGRTVGLDARAAIGAKFPVAFPTVFGFCMAAGIDPRVQNIPVAPAEHYLMGGIAVNEWGRTSLENLWACGETSATGVHGANRLASNSLLEALVYGTRVATDIAGTHRRWRPISADPNVVQAARCAQRPTPTTAAQALSDVRNVMYSNVGLLREESGLLEAIARIAELAAAFGDAPGELRNLLVVGELIAQAALARRESRGSHFRSDYPQSDDAFAKRSFTRLRSVA; encoded by the coding sequence ATGGCGCCGCTCGAAGCGCACCGCAGCGATGCACTCGTCGTCGGTGCCGGCATCGCGGGTTTGATCGCCGCGTTGAAATTGCGTCCCGCCGCCGTGACCGTACTCTGTAAGACGCGCCTCGGCATGGGGGCCGCGACGGATTGGGCTCAAGGCGGGATCGCCGCGGCCATCGGCAAGGACGATTCGCCGCGGCTGCATGCGATCGACACGCAGCGTGCCGGCGCCGGCATTAGCGATCGCAAGATCGTCGAGATCTTGGCGCGCGACGCACCGGCCCGCGTTGAAGAGCTCCTGGAACTTGGGGCTGCATTCGACCGAAACGAAGGCGGGGAACTGGCACTGGGGCGCGAGGCCGCGCATCAGCGCCGGCGGATCGTCAAGGCCGGCGGCGATGCGACGGGCCATGAGATTCTCAAAACCCTCATCGAGGCGGTGCGCGCGAATTCGTCGATCACGGTTCTGGAGAACGTTACGGCGGAGGATCTGATCGTCAAAGACGGTCGCGCCTGCGGCGTCTTCGCGCGCGAGAACGGCGGCGAGCGCGTCGCCGTGACGGCACGCGCCGTCGTTCTTGCGACCGGCGGCATGGGACGGCTCTATCGCTGCACGACAAATCCCGTCGAAGCGACGGGCGACGGCATCGCGATGGCGGCACGCGCCGGCGCGTTGCTCGCCGATATGGAGTTCGTCCAGTTCCATCCGACCGCGCTCGCGATCGGCCGTGACCCGATGCCGCTCGTCACCGAAGCCGTCCGCGGCGAAGGAGCGATTCTCGTCAACGATCTCGGCGAACGTTTCATGCTCGGCATTCATTTCGATGCGGAGCTGGCGCCCCGCGACGTGGTCGCGCGTGCCATTTTCGAACAGCAGCAGCGCGGCCGAACCGTGGGCCTCGATGCACGCGCCGCCATCGGCGCGAAGTTTCCGGTCGCCTTTCCGACGGTATTTGGATTCTGCATGGCCGCGGGCATCGATCCGCGCGTGCAGAACATCCCCGTCGCTCCGGCAGAACATTACTTGATGGGCGGCATCGCCGTGAATGAATGGGGACGCACGTCGCTGGAAAATCTCTGGGCCTGCGGTGAAACCAGCGCGACCGGCGTGCACGGGGCGAATCGCCTCGCGAGCAACTCGCTGCTCGAAGCGCTCGTGTACGGCACGCGCGTGGCCACCGACATCGCCGGGACGCACCGTCGTTGGCGTCCTATCTCTGCCGATCCGAATGTCGTGCAAGCCGCCCGTTGCGCGCAACGTCCGACGCCGACGACGGCGGCGCAGGCACTCAGCGACGTGCGCAACGTCATGTACTCCAACGTCGGATTGCTTCGTGAAGAGTCGGGGCTGCTGGAAGCAATCGCGCGCATCGCCGAGCTCGCCGCCGCCTTTGGCGACGCCCCCGGCGAACTGCGAAATCTTCTGGTAGTCGGCGAGCTCATTGCGCAAGCCGCATTAGCGCGCCGCGAGAGCCGTGGGAGTCATTTCCGCAGCGACTATCCCCAGAGCGATGATGCCTTTGCGAAGCGTTCGTTCACCCGGCTACGCAGCGTCGCCTGA
- a CDS encoding polyprenyl synthetase family protein — MKTADAIGANADELHALVEKFFAATFTTDNPIVTEAIKRMLAAGGKRLRPRITLLAAQACGGRALEHLHLAAYMELIHVATLIHDDVVDNAATRRGVNATAVDYGNRVSVLAGDYLFAWIFKNVTFNYPAPIPNLLSATLADICDGEVLQLAALRNLDLPLAAYVEIARKKTASLFAVSAQCGAIMGGGQSHEVTALHRFGEAFGVAFQMKDDLLDMTADERSLGKPAANDLGERKTTLPLIAALAAGNGGFRAQVRHFYDADENDAIPAIVDGIEREGGLAATRAQIDRFADQAKAALEPIAQGAAKRELIKLTEALQS; from the coding sequence ATGAAGACCGCCGACGCGATCGGCGCGAACGCCGACGAGCTGCACGCGCTCGTCGAAAAGTTCTTCGCGGCGACCTTTACCACCGATAATCCGATCGTCACGGAGGCCATCAAGCGGATGCTGGCCGCAGGCGGGAAACGCTTGCGTCCGCGCATCACGCTGCTGGCCGCGCAAGCCTGCGGCGGGAGGGCCCTCGAGCACCTTCACCTTGCCGCCTATATGGAACTCATCCACGTCGCGACCCTGATTCATGACGACGTGGTCGATAATGCCGCGACCCGCCGCGGCGTCAATGCGACGGCGGTCGATTATGGCAATCGCGTCAGCGTGCTGGCCGGGGATTATCTCTTCGCCTGGATCTTCAAGAATGTCACCTTCAACTACCCGGCCCCGATTCCCAATCTGCTTTCAGCAACGTTGGCCGACATCTGCGACGGCGAGGTCTTGCAGCTTGCGGCGCTGCGGAATCTCGATCTGCCGCTCGCAGCGTACGTGGAGATCGCGCGGAAGAAGACGGCGTCGCTCTTTGCCGTCTCCGCGCAGTGCGGCGCGATCATGGGCGGAGGCCAATCGCACGAAGTGACCGCGCTGCACCGCTTCGGCGAGGCGTTCGGCGTCGCGTTCCAAATGAAGGACGACCTACTCGACATGACGGCCGACGAACGCTCGCTCGGCAAGCCGGCCGCAAACGATCTCGGCGAACGCAAAACGACGCTCCCACTTATCGCCGCGCTCGCTGCGGGTAACGGCGGCTTTCGCGCGCAGGTGCGACACTTCTACGACGCCGACGAGAATGACGCAATTCCGGCGATCGTCGACGGCATCGAGCGCGAAGGCGGCCTGGCAGCTACGCGAGCGCAGATCGATCGCTTCGCCGACCAGGCCAAGGCCGCGTTGGAGCCGATTGCGCAAGGAGCGGCGAAGAGAGAGCTGATCAAACTCACGGAGGCCCTACAATCATGA
- the metG gene encoding methionine--tRNA ligase — MERAYYVTTPIYYISGQPHIGHAYTTIVADVLARTARTFTPTFFLTGTDEHGQKVANAAAAAGKSPQEWTDELVPRWKELFATYHVEYDDFIRTTQPRHIEKVRRVFDRLRERGDVYRGKYEGWYCVHDETFWLESKLVDGRCPTCGRDVQWISEEDWFFRLSAYRDRLLEHFESHPHWVQPPKVYNEMMAILREGLDDLSISRTSFDWGVPIPGGGVIYVWLDALLNYITAIGWSEDEARFHRYWPANTQLVGKEIARFHTIIWPAILWALDEAAPGLVFAHGWITVDGQKMSKSLDNAVDPFLLAQRFGADAMRYFLLREAPFGSDFSYSEAKIVQRRNSDLANDLGNLLQRTLAMLQRYREGIVPERGPSNDFARRFGELGATVRERILNLRFREALDAVWELVTALNRRIDERKPWELHKRDQTEELDAVLYDLCEGLRWIAILLHPFMPERMGEMWQQIGSPGRIDDDWSASLRTWGGLAPGIYVKPAAPLFPKLELDLAPPP, encoded by the coding sequence ATGGAGCGCGCCTACTATGTAACCACGCCGATCTATTACATCAGCGGGCAGCCGCACATCGGTCATGCCTACACGACGATCGTCGCCGACGTGCTGGCGCGCACGGCACGCACGTTTACGCCGACATTCTTTCTAACCGGAACCGACGAGCACGGGCAGAAGGTCGCGAATGCCGCCGCGGCGGCCGGAAAGTCTCCGCAAGAATGGACCGACGAGCTCGTTCCTCGCTGGAAGGAGCTCTTTGCCACGTACCACGTCGAGTACGACGACTTCATTCGCACGACGCAGCCCCGTCATATTGAGAAGGTTCGGCGCGTCTTCGATCGTTTGCGCGAGCGCGGCGACGTCTATCGAGGAAAGTACGAAGGCTGGTATTGCGTCCACGACGAGACCTTTTGGCTCGAATCGAAGCTCGTCGACGGCCGATGTCCGACCTGCGGCCGCGACGTGCAATGGATTTCCGAAGAAGACTGGTTTTTCCGGCTCTCGGCCTACCGCGATCGTTTGCTCGAGCATTTCGAGAGCCACCCGCACTGGGTGCAACCGCCGAAAGTCTATAACGAGATGATGGCGATTCTGCGCGAAGGTCTCGACGATCTTTCGATCTCGCGAACGAGTTTTGATTGGGGCGTGCCGATTCCCGGGGGCGGCGTGATTTACGTTTGGCTCGACGCTCTGCTCAACTATATTACCGCCATTGGGTGGAGCGAAGACGAAGCCCGGTTTCACCGCTACTGGCCGGCCAACACGCAGTTGGTCGGCAAGGAGATCGCGCGCTTTCATACGATCATCTGGCCCGCGATCTTATGGGCCCTGGACGAAGCCGCGCCAGGCCTGGTCTTTGCCCACGGCTGGATTACGGTCGACGGACAAAAAATGAGCAAAAGCCTCGACAATGCAGTCGATCCGTTCTTGCTGGCGCAGCGCTTCGGTGCCGATGCGATGCGATATTTCTTGCTTCGGGAAGCGCCCTTCGGCAGCGATTTCTCGTATTCCGAAGCGAAAATCGTGCAGCGACGCAACAGCGATTTGGCCAACGATCTCGGCAATCTCTTGCAGCGAACGCTCGCGATGCTGCAACGCTATCGCGAAGGAATCGTCCCGGAGCGGGGGCCGAGCAACGATTTCGCGCGGCGTTTTGGCGAACTGGGAGCGACGGTTCGCGAGCGAATTCTGAATCTACGTTTTCGCGAAGCGCTCGACGCGGTTTGGGAGCTCGTCACCGCGCTCAATCGCCGAATCGACGAACGCAAACCCTGGGAGCTGCACAAACGCGACCAAACCGAGGAACTCGACGCGGTCTTGTACGACCTCTGCGAGGGACTGCGCTGGATCGCGATCTTGCTCCACCCGTTTATGCCGGAGCGGATGGGCGAGATGTGGCAGCAGATCGGCAGCCCGGGACGGATTGATGACGATTGGTCCGCCTCGCTTCGCACGTGGGGAGGTTTGGCGCCCGGTATTTACGTCAAGCCGGCGGCGCCGCTCTTTCCCAAACTCGAGCTCGACCTTGCCCCCCCGCCATGA
- a CDS encoding TatD family hydrolase produces the protein MIDTHCHIHDRKFDDDRDRVAVRAAEADVTAMLTVGEDVDDSHMAAAVAERYEIFAAVGIHPHEAKNAPADIAAALGPLLKMPRVVAIGETGLDYYYEHSPRQRQAEVVRDQVRLARETAFPVVFHQRDAFDDFVAILREEWSRDMRGVVHCFTGNAREARALVDEFGLFLGIGGVLTFPNASDLRDAVRTVGANNLVLETDAPYLAPVPMRGKRNEPAFIAHTAARLSEVLGISLAQLVETTDANAVRLLRI, from the coding sequence ATGATCGATACGCACTGCCATATTCACGATCGGAAGTTCGACGACGATCGCGATCGCGTCGCGGTGCGTGCCGCCGAGGCGGACGTGACGGCGATGCTCACCGTTGGGGAAGATGTCGACGACAGCCACATGGCCGCAGCGGTCGCGGAGCGCTATGAGATTTTCGCAGCCGTCGGCATCCATCCGCACGAAGCAAAAAACGCGCCCGCCGACATTGCCGCCGCGTTAGGGCCATTGCTGAAAATGCCGCGCGTCGTGGCCATCGGTGAAACGGGGCTCGATTACTATTACGAGCATAGCCCTCGGCAACGACAAGCAGAGGTCGTGCGCGACCAGGTCCGGCTCGCGCGGGAAACGGCCTTTCCCGTCGTCTTCCATCAACGCGACGCCTTCGATGACTTCGTGGCCATATTGCGCGAAGAATGGAGCCGCGACATGCGCGGGGTGGTGCACTGTTTCACCGGAAACGCACGCGAGGCACGCGCCCTCGTCGACGAGTTTGGGCTTTTCCTCGGTATCGGCGGCGTGTTGACGTTTCCGAACGCGAGCGATCTTCGCGACGCGGTCCGGACGGTTGGGGCGAATAACCTCGTGCTCGAAACCGATGCTCCGTATCTCGCACCCGTACCGATGCGCGGCAAGCGCAACGAGCCGGCGTTTATCGCGCATACGGCGGCGAGGCTCAGTGAGGTACTCGGGATTTCCCTGGCCCAGTTAGTAGAAACGACCGATGCAAACGCGGTGAGGCTCCTGCGGATCTAA
- the nadC gene encoding carboxylating nicotinate-nucleotide diphosphorylase: MPLRSVRSPGYAASPELVAASVVRAALLEDIGRGGDLTTDAIVETHRTATARIVARRPGVVAGLPFAALAFRLLDDGVEIDARIGEGGRIGAGGVAAQIAGPARAILTGERTALNLLSRLSGIATATRTLVDLVAGTRAKIADTRKTTPGLRALERYAVACGGGSNHRFGLDDAVLIKDNHLALAGSVREAIEAARARVGHTVKIEVEVESFDQLREALAQPIDAVLLDNMTPTQLVEAVRLVDGRVATEASGGVTEANVVEIARTGVDVISVGWLTHSAPALDFSLEMAVS, from the coding sequence ATGCCTTTGCGAAGCGTTCGTTCACCCGGCTACGCAGCGTCGCCTGAGCTCGTGGCCGCGTCGGTCGTTCGCGCGGCATTGCTCGAAGACATCGGCCGTGGCGGCGACCTCACGACCGATGCCATCGTCGAAACGCACCGCACGGCGACCGCGCGCATCGTCGCTCGCAGGCCCGGCGTCGTCGCGGGATTACCCTTCGCCGCGCTTGCGTTTCGCCTGCTCGACGACGGCGTCGAAATCGACGCGCGCATCGGCGAAGGCGGCCGCATCGGTGCCGGCGGCGTGGCCGCGCAGATTGCCGGCCCGGCGCGCGCGATCTTGACGGGAGAACGCACCGCCCTCAATTTGCTTTCGCGCCTTTCGGGAATCGCGACGGCGACCCGCACGCTCGTCGATCTCGTTGCCGGCACGCGTGCGAAGATTGCCGACACGCGCAAGACGACCCCGGGATTACGCGCCCTGGAACGCTACGCCGTGGCCTGCGGCGGGGGAAGCAACCATCGCTTCGGTCTCGATGACGCCGTGCTGATCAAAGACAATCATCTTGCGCTCGCGGGCTCGGTTCGCGAGGCGATCGAGGCGGCCCGCGCTCGCGTCGGGCACACGGTCAAGATCGAAGTCGAAGTCGAGAGTTTCGATCAACTCCGCGAAGCGCTCGCCCAACCGATCGACGCCGTGCTGCTCGACAATATGACACCCACGCAACTGGTCGAAGCCGTGCGCCTCGTTGACGGGCGCGTCGCGACCGAAGCGAGCGGCGGCGTCACCGAAGCGAACGTCGTCGAGATTGCGCGCACCGGCGTCGACGTCATCAGCGTCGGCTGGCTGACCCACAGCGCGCCGGCGCTGGATTTCAGCTTAGAGATGGCCGTGAGCTGA
- the nadA gene encoding quinolinate synthase NadA: MGVIELPYTRSIAAETDPIFKRVEHVIPRVEWPLHAPYVAAINHLKRKRNAVILAHNYQVPEIFYTVADIVGDSLALAMQAAKTDADVIVLCGVHFMAETAKLVNPSKTVLVPDLKAGCSLAESITAADVRLLREKYPDTPIVTYVNTSAEVKAESDVCVTSGNAVAIVEALGAPRVIFLPDEYLAKYVASKTRVEIIAWKGHCEVHERFTAHDIRRFREGDPSLVVLAHPECPPDVLTEADYVGSTQGMTDYVGRLAEHQSDAKRAPRVLLMTECSMADNVSGRYPSVEFVRPCNLCPHMKRNTLPKVLHSLEAMEYEVTIDPQIAQRARRAVERMLDYSRQLRD; the protein is encoded by the coding sequence ATGGGCGTCATCGAACTACCGTATACTCGCAGCATCGCAGCGGAAACCGACCCGATTTTCAAGCGCGTCGAGCACGTAATTCCGCGGGTGGAGTGGCCGCTTCACGCCCCCTACGTAGCTGCCATCAACCATCTGAAGCGAAAACGCAACGCCGTCATTCTGGCACATAACTATCAGGTTCCAGAAATCTTCTATACCGTCGCCGATATCGTCGGCGACTCGCTCGCTTTGGCAATGCAAGCGGCGAAGACGGATGCCGACGTCATCGTGCTCTGCGGCGTCCATTTTATGGCGGAGACCGCAAAACTGGTGAATCCGTCGAAGACCGTGCTGGTTCCCGACCTCAAAGCAGGCTGCTCGCTGGCAGAGTCGATCACCGCGGCGGACGTTCGCCTGCTGCGCGAAAAATATCCGGACACGCCGATCGTGACCTATGTGAACACCTCGGCCGAAGTCAAAGCCGAATCCGACGTCTGCGTCACCAGCGGCAACGCTGTCGCAATCGTCGAGGCGCTCGGCGCGCCGCGCGTGATTTTTCTGCCCGACGAATATCTTGCCAAGTACGTGGCCTCCAAGACGCGAGTCGAAATCATCGCCTGGAAAGGCCACTGCGAAGTCCACGAACGATTTACCGCCCACGACATCCGCCGCTTCCGCGAGGGCGACCCGTCGCTCGTGGTTCTCGCGCATCCCGAGTGCCCGCCCGACGTCTTAACCGAAGCCGATTACGTCGGCTCGACGCAAGGCATGACCGATTACGTCGGCCGACTCGCAGAGCACCAAAGCGACGCGAAACGCGCGCCTCGCGTCCTCTTGATGACCGAGTGCTCGATGGCCGACAATGTTTCGGGCCGCTATCCTAGCGTGGAGTTCGTTCGACCGTGCAACCTTTGCCCGCATATGAAGCGCAACACGTTGCCGAAGGTACTGCACTCGCTCGAAGCGATGGAATACGAAGTGACGATCGATCCTCAGATTGCGCAGCGCGCTCGGCGCGCCGTGGAGCGAATGCTCGACTACAGCCGTCAGTTGCGCGACTGA
- a CDS encoding DUF202 domain-containing protein: MPDPIRATDTLANERTYLAYIRTALAFIAFGFVIARFSLFAREFSAIVHSSNPEPSLSAAFGTGMAAFGIVVALLGAWRYARTDRGLREGRVVTLSSVTAYIISLFVIAVGALVAFALVSYR; encoded by the coding sequence ATGCCGGACCCGATTCGCGCAACCGATACCCTTGCCAACGAGCGCACGTATCTCGCATACATTAGGACTGCGCTGGCCTTTATCGCGTTCGGATTTGTCATCGCGCGGTTTTCTCTCTTCGCGCGCGAGTTCTCAGCGATCGTCCACAGTTCGAATCCCGAACCAAGCCTCTCGGCGGCTTTTGGTACCGGCATGGCGGCCTTCGGCATCGTCGTCGCCCTGCTGGGAGCGTGGCGATACGCACGGACCGATCGCGGGTTGCGCGAAGGACGAGTCGTGACGCTGTCGAGCGTCACGGCCTACATCATCTCGCTCTTCGTCATTGCTGTCGGCGCGCTCGTTGCGTTCGCGCTCGTTTCGTATCGCTAA
- a CDS encoding aminopeptidase P family protein encodes MSAQPKDSAPANPAQASHDFEPPQALVDFMATGWEERPVPQEVQAYADRFAQRRAELSQAYPGTYLLIPAGKERVRANDTSFRFRPSSDFAYLVGVGEPGSVLVLEPAGAGHRALLFVRAHNRGTRDFFADRVNGELWVGRHRGVTESETYYRVDECRPLAALREYLDELRTGKYPLRLARSHDVEIDQHFSESEGDAELAERLAEMRLIKDDHELAELRNACAISKRAFADAIRAMRTAASERAIEGAFWNRARIEANDVGYLTIAGAGPHACTLHWDRNDGPLHAGDLLLLDAGVECDSLYTADITRTLPIDGRYSPEQRQIYDLVWEAQRAGIEGVAAGNDFLEPHRRAMRVLAEGLVELGILKMSVEEALDPDHLYHRRYTLHGTSHMLGLDVHDCADARSSEYRYGKLRDGMVLTVEPGLYFQPDDTTVPERFRGIGVRIEDDIAVTGGAPENLSASLPARADDVEGWIAEIWDAPRSDGRHDRRSG; translated from the coding sequence ATGTCAGCGCAACCAAAGGATTCGGCTCCGGCCAATCCGGCACAAGCCAGCCACGACTTCGAACCGCCGCAGGCGCTCGTTGATTTTATGGCGACGGGCTGGGAGGAGCGTCCGGTTCCGCAGGAAGTTCAGGCATATGCAGATCGATTCGCGCAACGACGCGCCGAGTTGTCGCAAGCCTATCCGGGAACGTATCTACTCATCCCCGCCGGTAAGGAGCGAGTCCGCGCCAACGACACGTCGTTCCGGTTTCGGCCCTCGAGCGACTTCGCGTATCTGGTCGGCGTCGGCGAACCGGGTTCCGTGCTCGTTCTCGAGCCCGCTGGAGCGGGCCATCGCGCATTGCTCTTCGTGCGCGCACACAATCGCGGCACGCGAGACTTCTTCGCCGATCGCGTTAACGGCGAGCTCTGGGTCGGCCGCCATCGCGGCGTTACGGAGAGCGAAACGTATTACCGTGTCGATGAATGCCGCCCGCTCGCGGCCCTTCGTGAATACCTCGACGAACTGCGCACCGGCAAGTACCCACTGCGTCTCGCGCGCAGTCACGACGTCGAGATCGACCAGCATTTCAGCGAGAGCGAGGGCGACGCCGAGCTGGCCGAGCGTCTTGCTGAGATGCGGCTCATCAAGGACGACCACGAGCTCGCCGAACTTCGCAACGCGTGCGCGATTTCGAAGCGTGCCTTCGCCGATGCGATTCGCGCGATGCGCACGGCTGCAAGCGAACGAGCTATCGAGGGCGCATTTTGGAACCGCGCTCGCATTGAAGCCAACGACGTCGGTTATCTGACGATCGCGGGCGCCGGCCCCCACGCTTGCACGTTGCATTGGGATCGCAACGACGGCCCGCTGCATGCGGGTGACCTCCTGTTGCTCGACGCCGGCGTGGAGTGCGACTCCCTCTATACGGCCGACATCACGCGAACTCTGCCGATCGACGGCCGGTACTCGCCCGAACAGCGTCAGATCTACGATCTGGTTTGGGAAGCGCAACGCGCCGGCATCGAGGGCGTGGCTGCCGGAAATGATTTCCTCGAGCCGCATCGCCGAGCGATGCGCGTCCTTGCCGAAGGCTTGGTCGAACTGGGAATCCTCAAAATGTCAGTTGAGGAAGCACTCGATCCAGATCATCTCTACCACCGGCGTTACACCCTTCACGGCACGAGCCATATGCTCGGCCTCGACGTGCACGATTGCGCCGACGCTCGCTCGAGCGAATACCGCTACGGCAAGTTGCGTGACGGAATGGTTCTCACCGTCGAGCCCGGCCTTTACTTTCAGCCCGACGATACGACCGTACCGGAGCGCTTTCGCGGCATCGGCGTACGAATCGAAGACGACATCGCCGTTACCGGCGGCGCACCAGAGAATCTTTCGGCGAGCCTACCCGCTCGCGCCGACGACGTGGAAGGTTGGATCGCCGAGATTTGGGATGCGCCGAGGTCAGACGGTCGGCATGACCGACGTTCCGGGTGA
- a CDS encoding glutaredoxin, whose translation MARAFDVEHIPPGAKLELFISPSCPYCQRAIAHYDASGTPYATYDAQNDRNVRQRMFAYTGGDPTVPVIVVDGTYVQSGWGSPPRG comes from the coding sequence ATGGCGCGAGCCTTCGACGTCGAGCACATACCTCCGGGGGCCAAGCTCGAGCTCTTCATTTCGCCGAGCTGCCCCTACTGCCAGCGCGCGATCGCGCACTACGACGCGAGCGGAACGCCGTACGCGACGTACGATGCGCAGAACGATCGCAACGTGCGTCAACGGATGTTCGCGTACACGGGCGGCGATCCGACGGTTCCCGTCATCGTCGTTGACGGCACCTACGTTCAATCGGGCTGGGGCTCACCGCCGCGCGGTTGA
- the rsmI gene encoding 16S rRNA (cytidine(1402)-2'-O)-methyltransferase: MPLVFVPTPLGNLRDVTLRALDALREAELIVAEDTRVARKLLRGLGIEGREIWSYREQNADRIVPQILERARASFVAVTSDAGMPGISDPGSELIAAAREAGLEIDVLPGPSAATGVALLSGFSLSRFAFEGFPPRTRAARRARFAQALGANATTIWYESPHRVAAALSDLAAVAPDARVFFVREYTKLHEQRLTGTPEQIVRELPQPVRGEVAFAVAPYRAAPAAPSFEATEAAIDLMLAQEQRPRDIAKRLAAAGAGDRRALYLRATARKAHQKGPIKEPS, translated from the coding sequence ATGCCGCTGGTCTTCGTACCGACGCCGCTTGGCAACCTGCGCGACGTGACACTTCGCGCGCTCGACGCGTTGCGCGAAGCCGAATTGATCGTTGCCGAGGATACGCGAGTAGCGCGCAAGTTGCTCCGTGGCCTCGGCATCGAAGGTCGCGAGATTTGGAGCTATCGCGAGCAGAACGCCGACCGAATCGTGCCACAGATTCTCGAGCGCGCGCGCGCGTCGTTCGTCGCCGTCACCAGTGACGCTGGAATGCCGGGCATCTCCGATCCGGGCAGCGAGTTGATTGCGGCGGCACGCGAGGCCGGCCTTGAGATCGACGTCTTACCCGGGCCGAGCGCGGCGACGGGGGTCGCGCTGCTCTCCGGGTTTTCGTTGAGCCGCTTCGCCTTCGAAGGTTTTCCGCCACGGACGCGCGCCGCGCGCCGCGCGCGCTTCGCGCAAGCTTTGGGAGCGAACGCGACGACGATTTGGTATGAATCTCCGCATCGTGTCGCCGCCGCCTTAAGCGATCTCGCCGCCGTGGCTCCCGACGCGCGCGTCTTCTTCGTGCGCGAATATACAAAATTGCACGAACAGCGGCTCACTGGGACTCCCGAGCAAATCGTTCGCGAGCTCCCGCAGCCCGTGCGTGGCGAGGTTGCATTTGCGGTAGCCCCGTATCGGGCGGCGCCCGCCGCGCCCTCGTTCGAGGCAACGGAGGCCGCGATTGACCTCATGCTCGCCCAAGAGCAACGGCCGCGCGACATCGCGAAGCGACTTGCGGCGGCGGGCGCGGGCGATCGCCGAGCGCTTTACCTTCGCGCAACGGCGCGGAAGGCGCATCAGAAAGGTCCGATTAAGGAACCGTCGTAG